A genome region from Anopheles stephensi strain Indian chromosome 2, UCI_ANSTEP_V1.0, whole genome shotgun sequence includes the following:
- the LOC118505841 gene encoding viral IAP-associated factor homolog, translated as MQDPNEDTEWNDILRAKGIIPQKPKEKEITEDEIIGMIESTIAEKQNGKDLSQLDLDELDELEDSEDEAVLQQYRQKRIAEMQAAASRARFGTVREISGQDYVEEVTRAGEGIYVVLHLYSRGIPFCALINQHLTQLATAFPMTKFVRAIATTCIANYPERNVPTIFVYYEGQLKKQFIGSVELGGPNLTYEELEYMLGQTKAIESQIKEDPRESRKIKDKMFAELSDNNDW; from the exons ATGCAG GACCCGAACGAAGATACCGAGTGGAATGATATTCTCCGCGCGAAGGGCATTATACCGCAGAAGCCCAAGGAGAAGGAAATTACCGAAGATGAAATTATCGGCATGATCGAAAGCACCATCGCGGAGAAGCAGAATGGGAAAGATTTGTCCCAGCTAGATCTGGACGAGCTGGACGAGCTGGAAGACTCGGAAGACGAGGCGGTACTGCAACAGTACAGGCAGAAGCGTATCGCAGAAATGCAGGCGGCTGCTAGCAGAGCCCGTTTCGGAACGGTGCGCGAAATTTCTGGCCAAGACTACGTCGAGGAAGTGACAAGGGCAGGCGAAGGCATCTACGTGGTGCTGCACCTGTACAGCCGTGGCATACCATTCTGTGCGTTGATCAATCAGCACCTGACGCAGCTGGCCACCGCTTTTCCCATGACAAAGTTTGTCCGTGCAATCGCAACCACGTGCATCGCCAACTACCCGGAACGGAACGTGCCGACCATATTCGTGTACTACGAGGGTCAGCTGAAGAAACAGTTCATCGGGTCAGTTGAGCTGGGCGGACCTAATCTAACGTACGAAGAGCTGGAGTATATGCTCGGACAGACGAAAGCAATCGAAAGCCAAATTAAGGAGGATCCACGGGAGTCGCGAAAGATTAAGGACAAGATGTTTGCCGAACTGTCGGACAATAACGATTGGTAG
- the LOC118505840 gene encoding uncharacterized protein LOC118505840, with protein sequence MALGNAQLYLLTAAAVLLSTVGFATSSNENSKFLINSRLEVNVKSLLSEICGTNSSLLSIGVKSLSNEYSDRTVENLCGNETTEVLLWIPVGNFGNLAELGSSSRYLGKGAGDEDYAEYCSYDVTTKSCATDSGTVEGSILLLAEKFPERYELRDLVYKKWRNSTHLGTPILAYATLKNREPAYKYVDQDISYLADTRIEYVLPATVTHGVPLSVFRGKTETYKLVAGETYYSRNFKTINAIRYMSPYSTINITVVGSEGRDYREFRAKLVTVYTDEEGYGWSRSLSAVEAAVIETKLTETHVEYALPVNLYDTQPPVLPPMLPNINEGNNIVDKAPPKGIVAKPENIHIHISELDFGQAYPGFRNIAIGAAILFFSVLGIAIIDIIRRVIANRRAKRLHLGKYSRT encoded by the exons ATGGCTCTCGGTAACGCCCAGTTGTACCTGTTGACTGCTGCGGCAGTGCTGCTCTCGACCGTCGGTTTCGCAACATCCTCCAACGAGAATAGCAAATTTCTGATAAACAGCCGATTGGAAGTAAACGTTAAG TCCTTGTTGAGTGAAATCTGTGGCACCAACTCGTCCCTGCTCAGCATCGGCGTCAAGTCGCTTAGCAACGAGTACAGCGATCGTACGGTCGAGAATCTGTGTGGCAATGAAACGACCGAGGTGTTGCTATGGATACCGGTCGGCAATTTTGGCAATCTGGCCGAGCTAGGATCATCCAGCCGCTACCTTGGCAAGGGCGCCGGGGACGAAGACTACGCCGAGTACTGCAGTTATGACGTAACGACGAAATCGTGCGCTACTGATAGCGGCACTGTG GAGGGATCAATTTTGCTGCTAGCCGAGAAATTCCCGGAACGGTACGAGCTGCGCGATCTGGTGTACAAGAAGTGGCGCAACTCCACCCATCTCGGGACACCGATTTTGGCGTACGCTACACTGAAAAACCGCGAACCCGCGTACAAGTACGTCGATCAGGATATTTCTTATCTGGCGGATACACGCATCGAGTACGTTCTACCGGCGACCGTTACGCACGGTGTGCCGTTGTCTGTGTTCCGAGGCAAAACGGAAACGTACAAGCTGGTCGCCGGCGAGACGTACTACAGCAGAAATTTTAAG ACCATTAATGCGATTCGTTACATGAGCCCTTACTCCACTATAAACATTACCGTCGTCGGATCCGAAGGTCGCGATTACCGCGAGTTCCGTGCCAAGTTGGTTACCGTGTACACCGACGAGGAGGGTTACGGTTGGTCGCGATCTTTATCAGCCGTTGAAGCTGCG GTGATTGAAACCAAGCTTACCGAAACGCACGTAGAGTATGCACTGCCGGTCAATCTGTACGACACGCAACCACCCGTGCTGCCACCGATGCTACCAAACATCAACGAAGGCAACAACATCGTGGACAAAGCACCGCCGAAGGGTATTGTGGCGAAGCCGGAAAACATTCACATCCACATCAGCGAGCTGGACTTTGGACAGGCGTATCCTGGCTTCCGCAACATAGCCATCGGTGCTGCAATTTTGTTCTTCTCCGTCCTTGGCATAGCGATCATCGATATCATACGACGCGTTATCGCAAACCGCCGCGCCAAACGATTGCATCTCGGCAAGTACAGCCGAACGTAA
- the LOC118502350 gene encoding tubulin polyglutamylase complex subunit 2, which produces MASLKIGNDTEDMFYENLSLGLAKVLNNIPRITNVTLEKRLPCEKAQVTAWESRHNVYLPDDMKRFYLSTDGFNFYWSYQYSPNDIRRVGHIHFPHLIQITLVRDNIDTILTVSPNTTLTVPPIIRQSNYVDMSSGHLDHLNLNSRSKIFELSTIANLAKVCLVYETPESSSPKIFLLETNSLRWQFLAESFTEYLRMSIAHLGLPYWELCFSSCGLPAWTEQLFLLLAPHLLEKNDNRRLKNIVCINENPPYNVLDPAVFRTKLRCSRQTQKMRLNN; this is translated from the exons ATGGCCAGCCTTAAAATCGGTAATGATACGGAAGACATGTTTTACGAGAATCTTTCCCTCGGTCTGGCGAAAGTCCTAA ACAACATCCCGAGAATAACCAATGTAACGTTGGAAAAAAGACTTCCTTGTGAAAAGGCGCAAGTGACGGCATGGGAATCCCGGCACAATGTGTACTTGCCAGATGATATGAAAAGGTTTTACCTTTCTACCGATGGCTTCAATTTCTACTGGAGCTACCAATATTCCC CTAACGACATAAGGCGCGTAGGCCACATCCACTTTCCGCATCTGATTCAGATAACACTCGTGAGGGACAACATTGATACCATCCTAACCGTCAGCCCCAACACGACCCTCACGGTTCCGCCCATCATCCGGCAGTCCAACTATGTCGATATGAGTTCGGGCCATCTGGATCATCTTAATTTAAATTCGAGAAGCAAAATTTTTGAACTGAGCACGATCGCTAACCTCGCCAAGGTGTGCCTTGTTTACGAGACACCCGAAAGTTCGAGCCCCAAAATATTTCTGCTCGAGACAAACTCGCTGCGGTGGCAATTTCTGGCCGAATCGTTCACCGAGTACCTGCGAATGAGTATCGCACATCTGGGCTTACCGTACTGGGAGCTGTGTTTTTCCAGCTGTGGTCTGCCGGCCTGGACCGAGCAGCTATTTCTACTGTTGGCACCGCATCTGCTGGAGAAAAATGATAACCGTCGATTGAAGAACATCGTGTGCATCAACGAAAATCCACCATACAACGTTTTAGATCCTGCAGTGTTTCGGACGAAATTACGGTGCTCGCGCCAGACACAGAAAATGCGTTTGAATAATTAG
- the LOC118505843 gene encoding cAMP-regulated phosphoprotein 19, with the protein MSAEESTEQQTTIAEVAEDQQSEDNPQEQQQQQQSVSELEKQEEEKMKAKYGSNASMGGPRGLGGHSAFLQKRLQKGQKYFDSGDYQMAKQKGGGVKQVFANKVPTGEAIPTPETVPVRKTSIIQTCNKFQS; encoded by the exons ATGAGCGCCGAAGAGAGCACAGAACAACAGACCACTATTGCTGAAGTCGCTGAAGATCAGCAATCCGAGGAT AATCctcaggagcagcagcagcagcagcagtctgTCAGTGAGCTGGAGAagcaggaggaggagaaaATGAAAGCCAAGTACGGCTCAAACGCTAGCATGGGTGGTCCGCGTGGCTTAGGCGGCCATTCGGCGTTCCTGCAAAAGCGGCTTCAGAAGGGTCAAAAGTACTTCGACTCTGGTGATTACCAGATGGCCAAGCAGAAGGGTGGCGGTGTGAAGCAGGTGTTTGCGAACAAAGTCCCAACCGGCGAAGCGATACCGACACCCGAAACAGTTCCGGTGCGGAAAACCTCCATCATTCAGACTTGCAACAAGTTTCAAAGTTAA
- the LOC118505842 gene encoding protein crossbronx homolog: MTLDANDKLLETVLQEYKILAEYERLQSEDLGGIYVTPSYENPFLWFGVIFVRSGVYKDGVFRFTVTLPNRFPNDSTVPTITFQSDVFHPLINPADGVVDLSEAFPKWQAGDSHIWQMLKFVQFMLQNLDDHPVQSSQVANNEAYELMMENRTEFQLRVEQCVEESQRKLYDQPTHPDRFYICFDQFNPDVHGPALESMKECKATEVTTPPSSGLSWVRKGLYQPLSK, translated from the exons ATGACTCTCGACGCGAACGATAAGCTTTTGGAAACAGTCCTGCAAGAGTACAAAATTTTAGCCGAATA CGAGCGGCTACAGAGCGAAGATCTTGGTGGTATTTACGTAACTCCGTCGTACGAAAATCCCTTCC TTTGGTTCGGCGTTATATTCGTGCGCAGTGGTGTGTACAAAGATGGTGTGTTCCGGTTCACCGTAACTCTTCCCAACCGATTCCCCAACGACAGCACTGTCCCG ACAATAACGTTCCAAAGCGACGTGTTTCATCCGCTGATCAATCCAGCCGATGGAGTCGTAGACCTGTCGGAAGCATTTCCCAAATGGCAGGCGGGCGATAGTCACATCTGGCAAATGCTGAAATTTGTACAGTTCATGCTACAAAATCTGGACGACCATCCGGTACAGTCGAGCCAGGTGGCGAACAACGAAGCGTACGAACTGATGATGGAAAATCGCACCGAATTCCAGCTGCGCGTGGAACAATGTGTAGAGGAAAGTCAACGAAAGCTGTACGATCAACCCACCCATCCGGATCGGTTCTACATTTGTTTCGACCAGTTCAATCCCGACGTGCACGGTCCAGCGCTGGAATCGATGAAGGAATGCAAAGCAACGGAAGTGACGACTCCACCGTCGTCCGGTTTGTCCTGGGTAAGGAAAGGTTTATATCAACCGCTAAGTAAATGA